The following proteins come from a genomic window of Deltaproteobacteria bacterium IMCC39524:
- a CDS encoding response regulator: protein MRRALVVDDEPLLRRQVAEIVAGYGFDEILEAENGAQALEIAAHQEILLVVMDVGMPVMDGVTAAEKIGKIKPLPIVLVTANTESETIERARLAGVMNYVVKPVRAEQLFAAVDLAIHQFVELSSLREEVSQLKETLETRKVIDRAKGVLIKRGMDEPQAFRRLQKLAMDKRKSLREVAEAILLTEE from the coding sequence ATGAGGCGTGCTTTGGTTGTCGATGATGAACCCCTGTTGCGACGTCAGGTTGCTGAAATCGTTGCCGGGTACGGGTTTGATGAGATTCTCGAAGCTGAGAATGGTGCCCAGGCCCTAGAAATAGCGGCTCACCAGGAGATTCTTCTGGTGGTTATGGATGTCGGTATGCCTGTTATGGATGGTGTCACTGCTGCCGAAAAAATCGGCAAGATCAAGCCCTTGCCGATCGTTCTGGTCACGGCAAACACGGAGTCTGAGACGATTGAACGGGCACGTCTGGCCGGAGTCATGAATTATGTCGTCAAGCCGGTGCGTGCCGAACAGCTGTTCGCGGCTGTGGACCTGGCGATCCACCAGTTTGTCGAGTTGTCAAGCCTGCGTGAAGAGGTGTCCCAGTTGAAGGAAACTCTCGAAACCCGCAAGGTGATTGATCGCGCCAAGGGTGTTTTGATCAAGCGGGGCATGGATGAGCCGCAGGCGTTCCGACGTTTGCAGAAGCTGGCGATGGATAAAAGGAAATCCTTACGGGAGGTTGCCGAGGCGATATTGCTGACGGAAGAGTGA
- a CDS encoding FAD-dependent oxidoreductase, which produces MSRTWKCDLCGYVHNGPEAPQSCPVCGADISHFSALEIQTSAARETVTEAWQCSICDHIEDGSSPPNFCPICGASAALFHPYVAPETSAKTSNIDKLVILGAGIAGMTAAEEARRQASTVEITLVSREMSLPYYRLNLTRFLAGEVKEEDLLIQHQEWFDAQKINYLSGEAQSIDRDARKVTLRDGKQLDYDRLIMANGAHPFIPPIPGANRDGVMVLRTIEHARKMISSLSPGCRAVCIGGGLLGLETAWALQRRGAEVTVLEGFDWLLPRQLPPAAAALLFTHLEKQQMTIKCGVQVQDFTGDETVHGVLLEDGTEIPADLVVLATGVRPNSHLARQCGLKVKQGVVVNDQLFTSDEHILAAGDVSEHQGKVYGIWPASYAQGLVAGANAVGASGEFPGLPMTNRIKVLDVDLFSIGQIQAIDASTRLLEVEENGSYRGLACHDGQVVGAVLYGDMQLTGLLQSAVEQGRRIQEVPELWEHFPSLQQMAV; this is translated from the coding sequence ATGTCTAGAACTTGGAAGTGCGACCTCTGTGGCTACGTCCACAATGGTCCAGAAGCGCCTCAATCCTGCCCTGTTTGCGGGGCGGACATAAGCCATTTTTCCGCACTGGAGATTCAAACTTCCGCGGCGCGTGAAACGGTCACCGAAGCTTGGCAATGCAGCATTTGCGATCATATTGAAGATGGCTCGTCGCCACCGAATTTCTGTCCGATCTGTGGCGCCTCTGCCGCTCTTTTTCATCCTTACGTTGCGCCAGAAACGTCTGCAAAGACCTCCAATATAGACAAACTGGTCATCCTGGGTGCCGGCATTGCAGGGATGACCGCGGCGGAAGAAGCGCGCCGCCAGGCGAGCACCGTCGAGATCACCCTCGTTTCCAGAGAGATGAGCCTGCCCTATTACCGGCTCAACCTGACCCGCTTCCTGGCGGGAGAAGTCAAAGAAGAGGATCTGCTCATACAACACCAGGAATGGTTTGACGCGCAAAAGATTAACTACCTGTCCGGCGAAGCACAATCCATAGATCGTGATGCCCGCAAAGTTACACTGCGCGATGGCAAACAACTGGATTATGACCGGTTGATCATGGCCAATGGTGCTCACCCCTTCATTCCTCCCATTCCCGGTGCTAACCGTGATGGTGTCATGGTGCTGCGGACTATTGAACACGCCCGCAAGATGATCAGCAGTCTTAGTCCAGGATGTCGTGCGGTCTGCATCGGTGGTGGCCTACTCGGCCTGGAAACCGCCTGGGCCTTGCAGCGACGCGGTGCAGAAGTTACCGTTCTGGAGGGTTTTGATTGGCTGCTGCCGCGGCAACTCCCTCCTGCCGCAGCAGCATTACTCTTTACCCACCTTGAAAAGCAGCAGATGACGATTAAATGTGGTGTTCAGGTCCAGGACTTCACGGGTGACGAAACCGTGCACGGCGTGTTACTCGAAGATGGCACTGAAATTCCAGCGGACCTGGTGGTTCTCGCCACCGGAGTTCGGCCCAACAGCCACCTGGCCCGCCAGTGCGGCCTCAAGGTCAAACAGGGCGTCGTCGTCAATGATCAGCTCTTTACCTCGGATGAACATATCCTCGCCGCTGGTGACGTCTCCGAGCATCAGGGCAAGGTTTACGGTATCTGGCCCGCCAGTTACGCCCAGGGTCTGGTCGCCGGAGCCAATGCGGTTGGAGCTTCAGGTGAGTTTCCCGGATTGCCTATGACCAATCGCATCAAGGTTCTGGATGTCGATCTCTTCAGCATTGGACAGATCCAGGCAATCGACGCCAGCACACGCCTTTTGGAAGTCGAAGAAAACGGCAGTTACCGTGGCCTGGCGTGCCACGATGGCCAGGTCGTTGGTGCCGTCCTCTATGGCGACATGCAGTTGACAGGGCTGTTACAGAGTGCTGTTGAACAGGGCCGTCGCATTCAGGAGGTTCCGGAACTCTGGGAACATTTTCCGAGCTTGCAACAGATGGCAGTTTAA
- a CDS encoding O-acetyl-ADP-ribose deacetylase has translation MEQIEIIQGDITRLEVEAIVNAANEKLLGGGGVDGAIHRAAGPELLEACRELDGCPTGEARITKGYNLPARYVIHTVGPVWQGGGSNENNLLASCYRNSLQLAVDHNLRSIAFPSISTGVYRFPIEQASRIALRVILDFVETEAAAPRVVMACFSEQDLEIYRQVYQELLA, from the coding sequence GTGGAACAGATAGAAATTATTCAGGGTGACATCACGCGACTTGAAGTTGAGGCAATTGTCAATGCCGCCAATGAGAAGCTTCTTGGCGGCGGCGGTGTGGATGGAGCCATTCATCGGGCCGCTGGTCCCGAACTGTTGGAGGCCTGCCGTGAACTGGATGGCTGCCCTACGGGAGAGGCCAGGATTACGAAAGGGTACAATCTTCCGGCTCGGTATGTGATTCATACTGTGGGGCCTGTCTGGCAAGGTGGCGGCTCTAACGAAAACAATCTCCTCGCCAGCTGTTATCGCAACAGCTTGCAACTGGCTGTTGATCACAACCTTCGCAGTATTGCATTTCCTTCGATCAGCACCGGTGTTTACCGGTTTCCGATAGAACAGGCCAGTCGCATCGCCCTGCGAGTCATCCTCGATTTTGTTGAGACTGAGGCGGCTGCTCCGCGCGTGGTTATGGCCTGCTTCTCAGAACAGGATCTGGAAATATACCGGCAAGTTTATCAGGAACTGCTGGCTTGA
- a CDS encoding CBS domain-containing protein, giving the protein MNKTIGQLATRSVVAIESEATVQEALQIMCDRCISCIIVLSHNEPIGILTERDIVFAANWLLGQPDLLVKEVMNKPVMTVSEDMSVVQAHQLFCQHGIRHLVVLDSRLEMFGIFTQTDMVRSLKEKAFSGVRDVSQLMTEQVLHVAPDVPARYALSLMARRSVSCIVVVENGQPVGMFTERDVVRCVAKGVDLSGVPVSEVMSYSIVSTPLTSAPYETIGLMLKKSIRRLLVTDERGGMTGILTQTDIGRVLEQQESGLVSALLGDSGQAAGLEPGFV; this is encoded by the coding sequence ATGAATAAAACAATTGGACAATTAGCAACACGGTCAGTGGTTGCTATAGAATCGGAGGCGACTGTCCAAGAAGCTTTGCAGATTATGTGCGATAGATGCATCAGTTGTATCATTGTTCTGTCTCACAATGAACCGATCGGCATCCTCACCGAGCGTGATATTGTTTTTGCCGCCAACTGGCTGCTGGGTCAACCTGACCTGCTGGTCAAGGAGGTCATGAACAAGCCGGTTATGACTGTTTCTGAAGATATGTCAGTTGTTCAGGCTCACCAGCTCTTTTGTCAGCATGGTATCCGCCATCTGGTCGTCCTTGATAGTCGCTTAGAGATGTTTGGTATCTTTACCCAGACTGATATGGTTCGCTCCCTGAAAGAAAAAGCCTTTTCCGGTGTCCGAGATGTCTCTCAACTGATGACTGAGCAGGTCCTGCATGTTGCTCCCGATGTCCCGGCTCGCTACGCCCTCTCCTTGATGGCGCGGCGTTCGGTCAGTTGCATTGTCGTCGTTGAGAACGGTCAACCTGTGGGCATGTTCACAGAACGCGATGTTGTTCGCTGTGTCGCTAAAGGTGTGGACTTGTCGGGGGTGCCTGTCAGCGAGGTGATGAGTTACTCCATTGTTTCAACCCCGTTAACGTCAGCGCCCTATGAAACCATTGGCTTGATGCTGAAGAAATCGATACGACGCTTACTGGTAACTGATGAACGTGGTGGCATGACAGGCATCTTGACACAGACGGATATCGGCAGAGTGCTGGAGCAGCAGGAGTCGGGTCTGGTCAGCGCGTTGCTTGGAGACTCGGGTCAGGCGGCAGGCTTGGAGCCAGGTTTTGTCTGA
- a CDS encoding lipopolysaccharide kinase InaA family protein: protein MSNQIWTALKEGTAPKGLRCLNTHRVVIHPDYPELLKSIDLDSIQGVLRSKLGEAISMDRKQEKNVVKRIEISYEGETRVFYLKLYWNHLFEKIWARAFRGSLVGRSMVRAEYENLERLAKCGLRIPQLVAYGDHRFAGGIIHAFIITEEIPKAMGVDYLVHEWFGQQTEEDRKQKTGELIHEVARVVKQMHDHGFEHHDLFLRNMMVSEQNMSKLYVMDAPRGYFWPQVIMRKRRAFDLATLDSAATQSFSRSQRMRFMHLYLGCSRLTDEDKQLVRKVLTISEPMRERQLKRLERSIAVDENGKPEAS, encoded by the coding sequence TTGAGTAATCAAATCTGGACAGCGCTAAAAGAAGGAACGGCCCCAAAAGGGCTGCGTTGTCTCAACACTCACCGGGTCGTCATCCACCCTGATTATCCTGAGTTGCTCAAGTCCATTGACCTTGACAGCATTCAGGGTGTGCTCCGCAGCAAATTGGGCGAAGCAATCAGTATGGACAGAAAACAAGAGAAGAACGTTGTTAAGCGCATCGAGATTAGCTACGAAGGTGAAACCCGGGTTTTCTACCTGAAGCTTTACTGGAACCATCTCTTTGAAAAGATCTGGGCCCGGGCTTTTCGAGGTTCCCTCGTGGGCCGGTCCATGGTGCGTGCAGAATACGAGAACCTGGAACGGCTCGCCAAGTGTGGTTTACGTATCCCGCAACTGGTCGCCTACGGTGACCATCGATTCGCCGGAGGGATCATCCATGCATTTATTATTACCGAAGAGATTCCCAAGGCTATGGGCGTCGATTACCTTGTCCATGAATGGTTCGGCCAGCAAACCGAAGAGGATCGCAAGCAGAAGACCGGCGAGCTCATTCACGAAGTCGCCCGAGTCGTCAAGCAGATGCATGATCATGGTTTCGAACACCACGACCTGTTTCTTCGTAACATGATGGTCTCGGAACAGAACATGTCGAAGCTCTACGTGATGGATGCACCTCGCGGCTATTTCTGGCCACAGGTAATCATGCGCAAGCGCCGGGCATTTGACTTGGCCACTCTCGATTCTGCTGCGACTCAATCTTTTTCCCGCAGCCAGCGCATGCGCTTTATGCATCTGTATCTAGGCTGCAGCCGCCTGACAGATGAAGACAAACAACTCGTCCGCAAAGTGTTAACGATTAGCGAACCGATGCGCGAACGTCAGCTCAAGCGACTGGAACGCAGCATCGCTGTCGACGAAAACGGCAAACCAGAGGCATCGTAA
- a CDS encoding right-handed parallel beta-helix repeat-containing protein — MKKTHFLILFVLAITAIVAVSFPTAKKALEIRSETRKWNEKWADRATSHSTEKHPSLAQATKVPESIEQDLALSLAKSPWVIDSHLMIGKGATLSIEPGVEVFLAPDADIQVYGSILAAGTSESPILLGAYSENEADSWAGLFFRSDVPSKFQHVNFENSSYGARLVFASANWEHCTFKKVREICSGYKSSLTFDKCLFDYRTFSGGGNINVMKFYQGDLQVVNSEFFTPNSDYKVDGIDADYVKHGVIRGNRFFGGKCQNSDAIDIGHGSRNIVIEDNLIVGFIDKGVSVGEKAEALVNNNVIANCAIGVGVKDSARVTITKTTFYKNDYAVKSYEKVAGKGGGYAKLDNSLIALSQNAPIEVDALSSIEVSNTLCDSQLLPGKNNSQGTATFANFEQYDFNVTSILTKTGGQTLPPDTYGAKL; from the coding sequence ATGAAAAAAACACACTTTCTAATTTTGTTTGTTCTGGCCATAACAGCAATTGTGGCCGTTTCATTTCCTACGGCTAAAAAAGCCCTCGAGATTCGAAGTGAAACGCGGAAATGGAATGAGAAGTGGGCCGATCGGGCCACTTCTCATTCAACAGAAAAGCACCCTTCTCTTGCCCAGGCAACAAAAGTTCCAGAGAGCATCGAGCAGGACCTTGCTTTGAGCTTGGCGAAGTCCCCCTGGGTCATTGATTCACATCTCATGATCGGCAAAGGCGCCACCCTGAGCATCGAACCCGGGGTTGAGGTTTTCCTCGCCCCTGATGCTGACATCCAGGTTTACGGGAGCATCTTGGCTGCTGGGACGTCGGAAAGCCCCATTCTGTTAGGCGCCTATTCAGAGAATGAAGCTGATTCATGGGCAGGCCTGTTTTTCAGGAGTGATGTGCCTTCTAAATTTCAGCATGTCAACTTTGAAAACAGCAGTTATGGAGCGCGCCTGGTTTTCGCATCAGCCAACTGGGAGCATTGCACCTTTAAGAAAGTGCGCGAAATCTGCTCCGGTTATAAATCAAGCCTCACGTTTGACAAATGCCTCTTCGACTACCGCACATTTTCAGGTGGCGGCAATATCAATGTGATGAAATTTTACCAGGGAGACCTGCAAGTTGTGAACTCCGAGTTTTTCACTCCAAATTCTGATTACAAGGTCGATGGCATTGATGCTGACTACGTCAAGCATGGCGTCATTCGTGGCAATCGCTTCTTCGGCGGAAAGTGCCAGAATTCAGATGCCATCGATATCGGCCATGGTAGTCGCAATATTGTCATCGAGGACAACCTGATCGTCGGTTTTATTGACAAGGGTGTTTCGGTCGGAGAAAAGGCCGAAGCCCTGGTTAACAACAACGTGATTGCTAACTGCGCAATCGGCGTCGGAGTGAAGGATAGCGCCCGTGTGACCATAACAAAGACAACCTTCTATAAAAATGACTATGCGGTCAAGAGCTATGAGAAAGTTGCCGGCAAAGGTGGCGGCTACGCCAAATTGGACAATTCTTTAATTGCTCTCAGCCAAAATGCTCCGATTGAAGTCGACGCCCTCTCCTCTATAGAGGTTTCAAACACTCTTTGTGACAGTCAACTTCTCCCGGGCAAGAACAACAGTCAGGGCACCGCGACATTCGCGAACTTCGAGCAGTATGATTTCAACGTCACGAGCATTCTCACGAAAACCGGAGGCCAGACATTACCACCGGATACTTATGGTGCGAAGCTGTAG
- the mnmH gene encoding tRNA 2-selenouridine(34) synthase MnmH, which translates to MSLSISLEQALTLRNKGALLVDARSPDEFVEATIPGAINVPILDNAERQEVGTLYKQVGKQQARRRGVQIVAPKIPAMVDRVAALQAGTSQPVVVFCWRGGMRSLALVQFLELAGVPARQLSGGHKGFRRMVLDFFEHGEWGRLLVFRGLTGVGKTEYLKQLAEKGYPVVDLEGLANHRGSAFGNLGLPPQPGQKMFEALLWDELRKIPRDAYVLAEGESRHIGRVALPPRFYKALQLETSIWINASLEARVRNILADYPAVDKLKNEFVQPIKALKDKLGKETMNHYLQLLEEGNWTELVGELMVNYYDPLYRHTLPERRVEIDLEPENTVMSRIETVVAEVLEKSSGN; encoded by the coding sequence ATGTCACTATCCATATCCCTTGAACAAGCCCTGACCCTGCGCAATAAAGGCGCCTTGCTGGTTGATGCCCGCAGTCCAGATGAATTTGTTGAGGCGACCATTCCCGGTGCGATCAATGTGCCGATTCTTGATAATGCGGAACGGCAAGAAGTCGGCACCCTTTACAAGCAGGTTGGCAAGCAGCAGGCACGACGGCGTGGTGTGCAAATCGTTGCGCCCAAAATCCCGGCAATGGTTGACCGGGTGGCTGCTCTGCAAGCAGGGACATCACAGCCGGTGGTTGTCTTCTGCTGGCGTGGTGGCATGCGCAGTCTGGCCCTGGTACAGTTCCTTGAACTTGCCGGTGTTCCTGCCCGCCAGTTGTCAGGGGGGCATAAGGGCTTCCGACGCATGGTCCTCGATTTCTTCGAGCATGGTGAGTGGGGGCGATTGCTGGTCTTTCGCGGCCTGACGGGGGTTGGTAAAACGGAATACCTGAAGCAGCTGGCGGAGAAGGGTTATCCTGTTGTTGATCTGGAAGGCCTGGCCAATCACCGTGGCAGCGCTTTCGGCAACCTTGGCTTGCCCCCGCAACCGGGCCAGAAGATGTTCGAAGCCCTGTTGTGGGATGAATTACGTAAAATCCCTCGTGATGCCTACGTTTTGGCAGAGGGCGAAAGCCGTCATATCGGGAGGGTCGCTCTACCACCCAGGTTTTACAAGGCTTTGCAGCTTGAGACCTCGATCTGGATTAATGCTTCTTTGGAAGCAAGAGTCAGAAACATCCTGGCTGACTATCCTGCCGTGGATAAACTCAAAAATGAGTTCGTCCAGCCGATCAAGGCCCTAAAGGACAAATTGGGCAAAGAGACGATGAATCATTACCTTCAGCTTCTGGAAGAAGGCAACTGGACGGAGTTGGTCGGTGAGTTGATGGTGAATTACTACGATCCTCTTTACCGTCATACGCTGCCTGAAAGGCGTGTTGAGATCGACCTGGAGCCAGAGAATACGGTTATGTCGCGTATCGAAACAGTTGTTGCTGAAGTGCTTGAAAAGTCATCAGGAAACTAA
- a CDS encoding antibiotic biosynthesis monooxygenase, whose translation MIAVIFEVQLKEGKQEEYLQIAAELREHLVRFDGFISIERFSSLSEERKLCSLSFWEDEASVKQWREFGMHRLAQEKGKSEFFADFRIRVAEVVRDYGMKSGKDASKPHGPG comes from the coding sequence ATGATTGCGGTCATTTTCGAAGTTCAGCTCAAGGAAGGCAAACAGGAGGAATATCTGCAGATCGCCGCTGAATTGAGAGAGCATCTGGTTCGTTTTGATGGATTTATTTCCATCGAACGCTTTTCCAGTTTGTCTGAAGAGCGCAAGCTTTGTTCTCTATCTTTCTGGGAGGACGAAGCTTCCGTCAAACAGTGGCGCGAGTTTGGCATGCATCGCTTGGCACAGGAGAAAGGCAAATCGGAATTTTTTGCTGATTTCAGGATTCGTGTTGCGGAGGTTGTGCGGGATTACGGGATGAAGAGCGGTAAAGACGCATCAAAGCCACATGGGCCAGGCTGA
- a CDS encoding DNA-3-methyladenine glycosylase I, translating into MVKRCTWCGSDPLYVAYHDEDWGVPVYENQQLFEMLILEGAQAGLSWLTILKKRENYRKAFHNFDAATIAAYDQKEIDRLMQDAGIVRNRLKIEATIKNARGFLQLREEFNSFANYLWRFVDGKPIINAWQDHSAIPANTQISDQLSKDLKKRGFNFVGSTICYAFMQSIGMVNDHTTDCFRYEQINQLTK; encoded by the coding sequence GTGGTCAAGCGTTGTACTTGGTGCGGCAGCGACCCGTTATATGTCGCCTACCACGATGAAGATTGGGGCGTTCCTGTCTATGAGAATCAACAGCTCTTCGAGATGCTAATTCTCGAAGGAGCGCAAGCCGGTCTCAGCTGGCTGACCATTTTGAAAAAACGTGAGAACTACCGCAAGGCGTTTCATAACTTTGATGCGGCCACAATAGCGGCCTACGACCAGAAAGAGATCGACCGTCTGATGCAGGACGCCGGCATCGTGCGCAACCGGCTCAAAATCGAAGCAACCATTAAAAATGCCCGTGGCTTTCTACAGCTCCGTGAAGAGTTCAATTCTTTCGCAAACTACCTCTGGCGCTTTGTTGATGGCAAACCGATCATCAATGCCTGGCAAGACCACTCCGCTATCCCAGCCAATACGCAGATCTCCGATCAGCTGAGCAAAGACCTCAAAAAGCGTGGCTTTAACTTTGTTGGTTCAACCATCTGCTACGCATTCATGCAGTCCATCGGCATGGTCAATGACCACACCACCGACTGTTTCCGTTACGAACAAATCAACCAGTTAACGAAATAA
- a CDS encoding thermonuclease family protein: MRLLALLLCLSCILALSACAEESGPALQGTVTWIYDGDTLEVDPHGKVRLIGIDTPERENSKRDSYLIKKGISAARQREFYQQAKAFNIKQVKGQHVTLTLDDPERDRHGRLLAYLHLPDGRMLNRVLLEQGLAVVYRRFSFRMKEDFLTAETEAMKNKQGLWK; the protein is encoded by the coding sequence TTGCGCCTCCTGGCTCTTCTTCTTTGCCTGAGCTGCATTCTGGCCCTGTCCGCCTGTGCGGAAGAATCAGGACCTGCTCTGCAAGGCACAGTCACCTGGATCTACGACGGGGACACCCTCGAGGTAGACCCGCACGGCAAAGTCCGCCTGATCGGTATCGACACACCGGAAAGAGAAAATTCCAAGCGCGACAGTTATCTCATCAAAAAAGGAATTTCAGCCGCCAGACAAAGAGAGTTCTATCAACAAGCCAAAGCCTTCAACATCAAACAGGTCAAAGGTCAACATGTGACCCTGACCCTCGACGACCCTGAACGTGATCGGCACGGCCGGCTACTTGCCTATCTCCACCTCCCTGATGGTCGAATGCTTAATCGCGTGTTGCTCGAGCAAGGCCTGGCGGTTGTTTACAGAAGATTTTCTTTCCGCATGAAAGAGGATTTCTTAACTGCCGAAACAGAAGCGATGAAGAACAAACAAGGTCTTTGGAAATAA
- the larE gene encoding ATP-dependent sacrificial sulfur transferase LarE — translation MTIDSKFEKLKDILTELGSAVVAFSGGVDSTFLLQTARDVLGAERVIALTATSPTYPSYEFNESVKLAKDLGVQQLVVDSNELLIPGFADNPPRRCYHCKKELFEICMLKAKELGYAEVLDGSNLDDLDDYRPGREAAKEMKVRSPLLEAELTKEDIRVLSRRSGLPTAEKQAFACLASRFPYGTRITAERLQQIDLCETFMRENNFHTFRVRYHNETARIEVALDELPRIVDDQMREKILTVFKGAGFTYVALDLQGYRTGSMNEGDALKEA, via the coding sequence ATGACTATTGATAGCAAATTTGAAAAGCTGAAAGACATTCTCACTGAACTGGGTTCGGCCGTGGTCGCTTTTTCAGGCGGCGTCGACTCAACGTTCCTGCTTCAGACAGCTCGCGACGTCCTCGGCGCCGAACGTGTTATTGCACTTACAGCAACCTCGCCGACCTACCCAAGCTACGAGTTTAACGAAAGCGTAAAGCTGGCCAAGGATCTCGGGGTCCAGCAGTTGGTTGTCGACAGCAACGAGCTGTTGATCCCAGGCTTTGCCGACAACCCGCCCCGCCGCTGCTACCACTGCAAGAAAGAGCTCTTTGAAATCTGCATGCTTAAAGCGAAAGAGCTAGGATATGCAGAAGTCCTCGACGGCTCGAACCTGGATGACCTCGATGACTACCGACCAGGCCGGGAAGCGGCCAAAGAGATGAAAGTTCGCTCTCCTTTGCTCGAAGCGGAGCTGACTAAAGAAGACATCCGTGTCTTGAGCCGCCGTAGCGGACTGCCGACAGCGGAAAAACAAGCCTTCGCATGCCTGGCCTCACGCTTCCCCTACGGCACCCGCATTACCGCAGAGCGCCTGCAACAGATTGATCTCTGCGAGACATTCATGCGGGAAAATAATTTTCATACCTTTCGCGTTCGCTATCACAATGAAACAGCCCGCATAGAAGTTGCCCTTGACGAGCTGCCGCGAATCGTTGATGATCAAATGCGTGAAAAAATCCTGACCGTTTTCAAAGGTGCCGGATTTACCTACGTGGCCCTTGACCTTCAAGGCTACCGCACGGGTAGCATGAATGAAGGTGATGCCCTGAAAGAAGCCTGA
- a CDS encoding Rrf2 family transcriptional regulator: protein MRLSTKSRYGLRALFDMAYHAGSLPAQIKDISRRQNISPRYLEQIFQDLKRGGLLKSRRGPQGGYFLSRKPHEITVYQIIMAAEGEMALVDCIKSGKGCKKECDMEAECVTQNVWREASKRLNDYLESVTLKDLCDDAQKMGVEKELDHRFMYFI, encoded by the coding sequence ATGCGCTTATCGACTAAAAGCCGCTATGGCCTGCGAGCTCTCTTTGACATGGCCTACCATGCCGGCAGCTTGCCTGCGCAAATCAAGGACATAAGCCGTCGTCAGAACATCTCTCCACGCTACCTGGAGCAAATTTTTCAAGACCTCAAACGTGGCGGCCTGCTGAAAAGCCGAAGAGGGCCCCAGGGCGGCTATTTCCTGTCTCGAAAACCACACGAAATCACTGTTTACCAGATCATCATGGCGGCAGAAGGTGAGATGGCCCTGGTCGACTGCATCAAATCGGGAAAAGGCTGCAAGAAAGAATGTGACATGGAAGCCGAATGCGTGACCCAGAATGTCTGGAGAGAAGCAAGCAAGCGTCTCAATGACTACCTGGAGTCCGTCACGCTGAAAGATCTATGCGACGATGCACAGAAGATGGGGGTAGAAAAAGAGCTTGACCATCGCTTCATGTATTTCATTTAA
- the sucD gene encoding succinate--CoA ligase subunit alpha produces MSILINKHTKVITQGITGTTGLFHAQGARDYGTQMVGGVTPGKGGTEIDGFPVFNTVEDAVKETGANASVIYVPPVGSADAIMEAVDAGVELVICITEGVPVLDMVKVKRYMEGKNCRLVGPNCPGVITPGACKIGIMPGYIHKPGPVGVVSRSGTLTYEAVWQLTTRGIGQTTCVGIGGDPVNGTSHLDVLKMFEDDPATEAIIMIGEIGGDAEEQAAAFVRDHMTKPVAAFIAGATAPTGKRMGHAGAIISGGKGDAASKKAFLAECGVSVADSPAEMADALLKIWQP; encoded by the coding sequence ATGAGCATATTGATCAATAAACATACCAAGGTCATCACCCAGGGGATCACCGGCACCACCGGTCTCTTTCATGCTCAGGGCGCCCGTGACTATGGCACACAGATGGTTGGTGGAGTCACCCCCGGTAAAGGCGGCACCGAGATCGATGGTTTCCCGGTTTTCAATACGGTCGAAGACGCAGTCAAAGAAACCGGCGCCAACGCCTCGGTTATCTATGTGCCACCAGTCGGCAGTGCTGACGCGATCATGGAAGCGGTTGATGCCGGTGTCGAGCTGGTGATCTGTATCACCGAAGGGGTTCCGGTGCTGGACATGGTCAAGGTGAAGAGATACATGGAAGGCAAGAATTGCCGCCTGGTAGGGCCCAACTGTCCGGGTGTGATTACTCCGGGCGCGTGCAAGATCGGCATCATGCCCGGTTACATTCACAAACCGGGCCCGGTCGGTGTTGTCTCCCGCTCCGGAACCCTGACCTACGAAGCTGTCTGGCAGCTGACAACCCGTGGCATCGGTCAAACCACCTGCGTCGGCATCGGTGGTGATCCGGTTAACGGCACAAGCCATCTCGACGTCTTGAAAATGTTTGAGGACGACCCGGCGACCGAGGCGATTATCATGATCGGCGAGATCGGTGGTGATGCCGAAGAGCAGGCCGCGGCCTTTGTTCGCGACCATATGACCAAGCCGGTCGCGGCCTTTATCGCCGGCGCGACCGCACCCACCGGTAAACGTATGGGACATGCCGGCGCGATCATTTCCGGCGGCAAGGGCGATGCCGCCAGTAAGAAAGCGTTTCTCGCCGAATGCGGTGTCAGTGTTGCCGACAGTCCAGCCGAGATGGCCGATGCACTGCTTAAGATCTGGCAGCCTTGA